One stretch of Prunus persica cultivar Lovell chromosome G1, Prunus_persica_NCBIv2, whole genome shotgun sequence DNA includes these proteins:
- the LOC18793710 gene encoding patatin-like protein 2, whose protein sequence is MPCLSSQMERARSFLQSPTYGNIVTVLSIDGGGIRGIIPGTILKFLESELQKLDGEEARLADYFDVIAGTSTGGLVTAMLTTPDENNRPLFAAKDINDFYLEHCPKIFPQDSNYTLIGEAMDMVKAVSGPKYDGKYLHKIVKEILGDIRLSDTLTNVIIPTFDIKRLQPMVFSSYEEKKNTSINALLSDICIGTSAAPTYLPAHHFETKTSTGESRDFDLIDGGVAANNPALVAISEVTKEIHQGNSDFFAIRSTEYGRFLVISLGTGSAKSEEKYDADDAAKWGLLGWLTKGGSSPLVDVFTQASSDMVDFHLATVFQALDSEKNYLRIQDDTLEKTVSSVDIATQENLNNLVKVGEELLKKPVSRVNLQTGIYEPAHQDTNEEALVRVAQILSRERKVREMRSPHGKAVAASNSN, encoded by the exons ATGCCTTGTCTTTCATCTCAAATGGAGAGAGCAAGATCATTTCTTCAGTCTCCCACTTACGGGAACATCGTCACCGTTCTGAGCATTGATGGAGGTGGAATTAGAGGGATTATTCCCGGAACTATACTCAAGTTCCTAGAATCCGAGCTTCAG AAGCTGGATGGTGAAGAAGCAAGGCTTGCAGATTACTTTGATGTGATTGCAGGGACTAGCACTGGCGGGCTTGTGACTGCCATGCTTACTACCCCAGATGAAAATAATCGACCCTTGTTTGCTGCTAAAGACATTAATGATTTTTATCTCGAACACTGTCCTAAAATCTTCCCCCAAGACAG CAACTATACATTGATTGGTGAGGCCATGGACATGGTAAAAGCTGTGTCAGGACCAAAGTATGATGGAAAGTATTTACATAAGATAGTGAAGGAAATATTAGGAGACATACGATTAAGTGACACGTTAACAAACGTTATAATCCCAACTTTTGATATAAAGCGGCTCCAACCAATGGTCTTCTCCAGCTATGAG GAGAAAAAGAACACTAGCATAAATGCTTTACTGTCGGATATATGCATTGGGACTTCAGCAGCCCCAACCTATCTCCCAGCGCACcattttgaaacaaaaacttCCACTGGTGAATCAAGAGATTTCGATCTCATTGATGGTGGCGTTGCTGCTAACAACCcg GCTTTGGTTGCTATAAGCGAAGTGACAAAAGAAATCCACCAGGGAAATTCTGACTTCTTTGCTATAAGGTCAACTGAGTATGGTCGGTTCTTAGTGATATCGTTGGGTACTGGTTCAGCAAAATCTGAAGAGAAATATGATGCCGATGATGCAGCTAAATGGGGTCTTTTGGGATGGTTGACGAAAGGGGGTTCCTCTCCATTGGTAGATGTATTTACTCAAGCAAGTAGTGACATGGTCGATTTCCACCTTGCTACTGTTTTTCAAGCTCTTGACTCTGAGAAAAATTACCTCCGAATTCAG GATGATACATTGGAGAAAACAGTATCTTCAGTGGATATTGCTACGCAAGAAAACTTGAATAACCTTGTAAAAGTTGGAGAGGAATTGTTGAAGAAACCAGTTTCGAGGGTGAATTTGCAAACTGGTATCTATGAGCCTGCTCATCAGGATACAAATGAAGAAGCTCTCGTAAG GGTGGCGCAAATTCTGTCCAGGGAAAGGAAGGTCCGTGAAATGAGATCACCACATGGAAAGGCCGTAGCTGCCAGCAACTCCAACTGA
- the LOC18789443 gene encoding patatin-like protein 2, with amino-acid sequence MEKTRSSLHSPTNGSLITVLSIDGGGIRGIIPGTILNFLESELQKLDGQDARLADYFDVITGTSTGGLVTAMLTTPNENNRPLYAAKDINPFYLENCPKIFPQSSSPLADVAENLESLRRPKYDGKYLHKMLKEKLGDKHLRDTLTNVVIPTFDIKRLQPVIFSSYQLKKKPSLDALLSDICIGTSAAPYYLPTYQFKSTNSNGESREFNLTDGGVAANNPALVAMSEVTKQIHKGNPDFLPMGENEQLYGRFLVISLGTGTTSDEKYDANEAAEWGAFGWLIGSDFSAPLVDIFTHAGSDMVDFHLATIFQALQSHDNYLRIQDDTLSGTLASVDIATEQNLNDLVKVGEALLKKPVSRVNFDTNKSKPVRPEVTNAEALVRIASVLSKERAQRSKVVHERT; translated from the exons ATGGAGAAAACAAGATCATCCCTTCACTCTCCCACAAATGGAAGTCTCATTACTGTTCTTAGTATTGATGGAGGTGGAATAAGAGGGATTATCCCAGGAACCATCCTCAACTTCTTAGAGTCTGAGCTTCAG AAACTGGATGGTCAGGATGCAAGGCTGGCAGATTATTTTGATGTGATTACAGGGACTAGTACAGGTGGCCTTGTGACAGCCATGCTTACTACCCCAAATGAAAATAACCGTCCCTTGTATGCTGCTAAAGATATCAACCCTTTTTATCTCGAAAACTGCCCTAAAATCTTCCCCCAATCCAG TTCTCCACTCGCCGATGTCGCAGAGAATTTGGAAAGTTTAAGGAGACCAAAATATGATGGAAAGTATTTACATAAAATGTTGAAGGAAAAATTAGGAGACAAACATTTGCGCGACACATTAACTAATGTTGTAATCCCAACTTTTGATATAAAGCGACTGCAACCAGTTATCTTCTCCAGCTATCAG TTGAAAAAGAAACCCAGCTTAGATGCTTTGCTTTCGGATATATGTATTGGAACTTCAGCAGCCCCATACTATCTTCCAACCTATCAATTTAAATCCACAAATTCAAATGGTGAATCAAGAGAATTCAATCTCACCGACGGTGGAGTTGCTGCCAATAACCCG GCCTTGGTTGCTATGAGCGAAGTGACAAAACAAATCCACAAGGGCAACCCTGACTTCCTGCCTATGGGTGAAAATGAACAGTTGTATGGGCGGTTCCTAGTCATATCACTAGGGACTGGTACAACGTCTGACGAGAAGTATGACGCCAATGAAGCGGCTGAGTGGGGTGCTTTCGGGTGGCTTATCGGATCCGATTTTTCGGCTCCACTGGTGGATATATTTACCCACGCAGGTAGTGACATGGTTGATTTCCACCTTGCTACAATTTTTCAAGCCCTTCAGTCTCATGACAATTACCTTCGAATTCAG GATGATACGCTAAGTGGAACACTGGCTTCTGTGGATATTGCCACAGAACAAAACTTGAATGATTTGGTAAAAGTTGGAGAGGCATTGTTGAAGAAACCGGTTTCGAGAGTGAATTTTGATACCAATAAATCCAAGCCTGTTCGTCCTGAGGTTACAAATGCAGAGGCTCTTGTGAG GATAGCGAGCGTTCTCTCTAAGGAGAGGGCTCAGAGGAGCAAGGTCGTTCATGAAAGGACATGA